A genomic window from Blastococcus saxobsidens DD2 includes:
- a CDS encoding heme o synthase gives MTALSERPAASAPGLLSRVRARVGAYVGLTKPRIIELLLITTVPAMMLADRGWPSWTLLLSTLVGGTLAAGAANVFNCWYDRDIDRLMNRTRKRPLVTGAVTPRAALVFGVVLTVASIVLLALTTTTLAAVLAAGAIFYYAVLYTMVFKRYTRRSTEFGGVPGAAPVLIGWAAVTGSLDWPAVVVFGVVFCWQMPHFWALALRFKDDYARADVPMLPVVTSARSVGRQTVAWSWVTVAVSLLLWPVGAEYGVGRGYTIAAAVLGAWFLIEAHRLLRRIRAGGETRPMQLFHVSISYLALLMVAIVVDAIV, from the coding sequence GTGACGGCGCTGTCCGAGCGCCCCGCCGCCTCCGCTCCTGGCCTCCTCAGCCGTGTCCGTGCACGGGTCGGCGCCTACGTGGGCCTCACCAAGCCGCGGATCATCGAGCTGCTGCTCATCACCACCGTGCCGGCGATGATGCTGGCCGATCGTGGGTGGCCGTCGTGGACGCTGCTGCTGAGCACCCTGGTCGGCGGCACGCTCGCCGCCGGCGCCGCGAACGTCTTCAACTGCTGGTACGACCGCGACATCGACCGGCTCATGAACCGCACCCGGAAGCGGCCGCTCGTCACCGGCGCGGTGACCCCGCGGGCGGCGCTGGTCTTCGGCGTCGTGCTGACGGTGGCATCCATCGTGCTGCTCGCGCTGACGACCACGACCCTGGCCGCGGTCCTGGCGGCGGGCGCGATCTTCTACTACGCCGTCCTCTACACGATGGTGTTCAAGCGGTACACCCGGCGCAGCACCGAGTTCGGCGGCGTGCCGGGTGCGGCGCCGGTGCTGATCGGCTGGGCCGCGGTGACCGGCTCCCTGGACTGGCCGGCGGTCGTCGTCTTCGGCGTCGTCTTCTGCTGGCAGATGCCGCACTTCTGGGCGCTGGCCCTGCGGTTCAAGGACGACTACGCGCGGGCCGACGTGCCGATGCTGCCGGTGGTCACCAGCGCCCGGTCGGTGGGCCGGCAGACCGTCGCCTGGAGCTGGGTGACCGTCGCCGTCTCCCTGCTGCTCTGGCCGGTCGGGGCGGAGTACGGCGTCGGCCGCGGCTACACGATCGCCGCCGCGGTCCTCGGTGCCTGGTTCCTCATCGAGGCCCACCGGCTGCTCCGCCGCATCCGGGCCGGCGGCGAGACCAGACCGATGCAGCTGTTCCACGTGTCGATCTCGTACCTCGCGCTGCTGATGGTCGCGATCGTCGTCGACGCCATCGTCTGA
- a CDS encoding DUF559 domain-containing protein, producing MAYDIPALLGADGWATWEALTARIDRKTLSAWVATGRLRRIQPGVYALPAVADDWRIRVEAAVQAWDGVVSHHSALALWELLPPGAPVHLTVELRRSGRGAAGVVLHRSRDVADTIRRVEGLPVTCVERALVDTWGQPRGVHRSDLRAAAITAVRRRLCLPRQLNAEIERRPCLPGRAALVELVGLLADGCRSELEIWGCLQVLRAPGMPAFVQQRPVTVAGRTHYLDVAYGDVLLAVEMDGAAWHGSRDQRERDIRRDALLATIGWQTLRFGYRRLTGDPEGCRRELRAVHDARRRLFGLEGVR from the coding sequence GTGGCGTACGACATCCCGGCCCTGCTCGGCGCCGACGGCTGGGCGACATGGGAGGCGCTCACCGCCCGCATCGATCGCAAGACGCTCTCCGCCTGGGTGGCGACCGGTCGGCTGCGCCGCATCCAGCCAGGGGTGTACGCCCTTCCCGCGGTGGCTGACGACTGGCGGATCCGTGTCGAGGCCGCGGTGCAGGCGTGGGACGGGGTGGTCAGCCACCACAGCGCACTCGCCCTGTGGGAGCTCCTGCCACCGGGAGCACCGGTCCACCTCACCGTCGAGCTCCGGCGAAGCGGGCGAGGGGCGGCGGGTGTCGTGCTGCATCGCAGTCGTGACGTCGCCGACACGATCCGGCGGGTGGAGGGCCTGCCGGTGACCTGCGTCGAGCGCGCGCTCGTGGACACCTGGGGTCAACCACGCGGCGTGCACCGATCGGACCTCCGGGCTGCGGCCATCACCGCCGTCCGTCGTCGACTGTGCCTACCGCGGCAGCTGAACGCCGAGATCGAGCGGCGGCCGTGTCTGCCGGGGCGTGCGGCCCTCGTCGAGTTGGTCGGACTCCTCGCCGACGGGTGCCGGAGCGAGTTGGAGATCTGGGGCTGTCTCCAGGTGCTCCGGGCGCCTGGAATGCCCGCGTTCGTCCAGCAGCGGCCGGTCACGGTTGCCGGACGGACCCACTATCTCGATGTCGCCTACGGGGACGTCCTGCTCGCGGTCGAGATGGACGGCGCCGCCTGGCACGGTTCCCGCGATCAGCGGGAGAGGGACATCCGCCGCGATGCACTCCTGGCCACCATCGGCTGGCAGACGCTGCGCTTCGGATACCGCCGGCTGACCGGGGATCCGGAGGGGTGCCGACGAGAGCTCCGCGCCGTCCACGACGCCCGGCGACGCCTCTTCGGGCTGGAGGGTGTGCGCTGA
- a CDS encoding COX15/CtaA family protein, whose product MRLLRDSYSPTTISRVALVNAIANGLIVVTGGLVRLTGSGLGCPTWPRCTDESFVATPELAGHGVIEFGNRLLTFVLAAAAVAAVVVVWRSPRRDLRTLALLTFLGIPAQAALGGVTVLTGLNPWTVAAHFLVSAVLVALATTLWLRSRETGVGRPLLRRPFVLLVNGIAAATAAVLLLGTVVTGSGPHSGDLPDDPGAAPVRMGFDPELVSQLHADVVFLLLGLTIALLVALHATDSPGRVRRATRDLLIVQLAQGVVGYVQYFTDLPIALVLVHMLGAVLVTAYTARLVWAVRGPASDLPLTASTEPAAVTH is encoded by the coding sequence CCCCACCACGATCTCCCGTGTGGCGCTGGTCAACGCGATCGCCAACGGGCTGATCGTCGTGACCGGCGGCCTGGTCCGTCTGACGGGCTCCGGGCTCGGCTGCCCGACCTGGCCCCGCTGCACCGACGAGAGCTTCGTGGCGACCCCGGAGCTCGCCGGGCACGGCGTCATCGAGTTCGGCAACCGGCTGCTCACCTTCGTGCTCGCCGCCGCCGCCGTCGCCGCCGTGGTGGTCGTGTGGCGCTCTCCGCGGCGCGACCTCCGCACCCTCGCCCTGCTCACGTTCCTCGGCATCCCCGCGCAGGCCGCGCTCGGCGGGGTCACCGTGCTCACCGGCCTCAACCCGTGGACCGTGGCCGCGCACTTCCTCGTCTCGGCGGTCCTCGTCGCCCTCGCGACCACGCTGTGGCTGCGCTCGCGGGAGACCGGCGTCGGCCGGCCGCTGCTCCGCCGTCCCTTCGTCCTGCTGGTCAACGGCATCGCCGCCGCCACCGCCGCCGTCCTGTTGCTGGGCACCGTCGTCACCGGGAGCGGGCCGCACAGCGGCGACCTGCCGGACGACCCGGGCGCCGCACCGGTCCGCATGGGCTTCGATCCGGAGCTGGTCAGCCAGCTGCACGCCGACGTCGTCTTCCTGCTCCTCGGCCTGACCATCGCGCTGCTGGTCGCCCTCCACGCGACCGACTCCCCCGGCCGGGTCCGCCGTGCCACCCGCGACCTGCTGATCGTCCAGCTGGCACAGGGCGTCGTCGGGTACGTGCAGTACTTCACCGACCTGCCGATCGCCCTGGTTCTGGTGCACATGCTGGGCGCGGTGCTGGTCACCGCGTACACGGCGCGCCTGGTCTGGGCCGTCCGCGGCCCGGCGTCGGACCTGCCCCTGACCGCGTCGACGGAGCCGGCCGCCGTCACCCACTGA